Sequence from the Vicia villosa cultivar HV-30 ecotype Madison, WI unplaced genomic scaffold, Vvil1.0 ctg.000901F_1_1, whole genome shotgun sequence genome:
AACTTTGACCGTTGGATCTGACCATCAAATACTGATAGGATGACCTAAAAAAATATAGGGAACGGATTCCCTAACTTTAAGCCGCGAAAGTTAGTCTAACTTTCAATTATTGCTGACCATCAGATGAATCAAAAGCCTTAAATAGTTCCACGTGTCCatagaataaattaaaaattgaacaaaataagACGACATACAATAACTTTGCCTGCTACGTTTGCCACTGCATCTTGCCAGTTGCACAAAATCACTGTAATCAACTCCGACCACCACATCCACGCCACTATGACCCCTTGCACCTCCTCCACCATCCATTACCTTTAAGTTTTATCTCtccattttttctattaaaaaatcacTTTCAATGGAAATAATAAAAGCAAACGGGTGCATACAATTCACACAATTTGTTGTTGCTCAAGATATCACAATCAGTCAATCACCAAGAGCATAATTGCATTAAATTTGGAATCCACTTGTAAAATCATATTAACATggtagaaaaaaaaaagagaaaatctaTGTTTCACAAGTTTTGTTCTTCTTGGCACCTCTATTTAATTAGCTTTCTTTTTCAACCATAATTTTCAACTGTTAATACAAGAACAATTCCattataattttctttaaaaatacaGAAGTTAGATAGTTAAAAGAAAGAGGGAAAACAGAATAAGAAGAAGGGAAAACGCAAGAAGAAGGAAACGTGAGCGGGCGAATGCAACTCTGCCACCTTCAGAGACTCTACCGGCTGTGCCGATCAAGCTCCAAAGTTAAATGGCGGAGACGAACACCTTTCGGCCTTGTGGTTGTGATATTATTTTACGGCTTTGTGGTAGTACTCTCTCTCTTCTTCTGTGTGTTAACTTTAATAAttgttttcaatttaaaaaacaaataactATTCACATGGCACTTTGTGAAGCGTGTGATGAATCCATCGGATCAGAATGAGTGAACGTTACTCTGCATTTCCCGCGTTGAAGTCAGACAATCCatttccaaaaatatatttacttttaattttataataattaaaagaatATCAAATTTATATTAAAAGTGAGTGTATGAATGCGGAAATTTCTTGATGGTAGTGGTCCGTGCTAGAAGTAGGAGGAATAGTGATGGATTGGCTAATAATGTCCATAAGAATAATTTTTAAGAAACTTTAATTTCATTTCTTAAGTCTCTTTTAAATCATGACGTTGTCATaaatatcttttgtgttttttagatgtatttttgaaagcatttttttatattttaaagttcatttgttccgtaggtgcatctatgaAAGACTTTCAACCATACATCTATAGAAACAATTGATGTTATATTCGCGTcagattcttcttctccttcattttttacttttctttttgttCACACTCTCAAACTTTCTCaacctaaaaaaattaaaatctaccaaaattgtttttttctctCGAGTTCGGCGATAAACGTCAACATCAAAGATCAATACATTCCAAAATTTCAAAACACAATTTAATCGGTAAATTTTTGGCTTTTCAAATTATTTTCGAGTTTTTCTGTAATAGAGTTAGAATTCAATTTTTAGATGTAGaaattattggatagttttagaaACATAATTTCGAGACAATGTAGGTATTTTTGGAAGTGTAAAGCGGACGATCAAGCCACCAAAATTGGGTTTTATAGTGGCTGGAACAGTGAAAGACATTATTGTTGCATTCTTTGAGTTTCAAAATGTTCCGTATCTGCATCTCCGGAACAAATGAAACGTTAGGTAGTTTCGTATATGCACCTACGGAACAACCCCTATTTTCGAAATATTGGGTgcttccgtagatatatctacgAAAGTCTTCCGTATTTGCACATACAtagttaaatttgatttttttttccttttcttttataatttaattgtatTTAACCCAACTTTATTTGTAATACAATACAGACATTATGGTCGACCATTCATACCGCATTATATCTAGGAGGGTTGCACAACATGCCTCCGTGCGACGTGCATAGATGCAGGTATTTTCACAGGTGACTAATGGAGCTTCAGTTCCAACAGATGCAACTGATACCCCCATTCCAAAAAAGGTACTTGATACATCTGTTCCAACAGAGGGACCTTTCACATATATTACTTCATTCAGAAGGCCTCGTGATGATGGTGAGGGTTCCTCACAGACGCCCTCCGCCCGCAGACATCGTCGGGTCACCTCTTCTACTCCTGTGCCACCTTAGGCCGATATTAGATCTCCTTTTCCACCTCCTGGTGGTATTGACCTGTTGCACGAGGAGGCTAATGCGCCTGAGGCGCTTGTGGACTACCCAGGGGGTCCTTCGGATTTATCTTTATTGACAGGGTATGTAGATCGTACAGCTAGACATGTTTGGGACGGAGAGGTGAAATTTTTTAGACTTATTACTTTTTTGTCGTTAgtgaaaatttattatttctaactttgttaattattaatagtgttttctattaaaaaatttagGATAGAGTTCTCCAAAAATTCTACAACCACGACCGAAAGATTGTCTCTCTCGTACAGCCTACCAACCCGTGGTTCCAAGATATCCTTACAGCTTCTGGGATGAAGGACCTCTTTCAAATTGGGTACTCCACAATATATAATGGGACGCTGATGGTATTTGCAGAGGTGTGACACTCAGAGACGTTGTCATTCCATTTGCCTCGTTGAGAGATTACCATCACTCTTGACGACACCGCGTGCATCTTGCATATACCTATCAGGGTACCCTCCTTGGTCACGGTAGGCTGACGAAAGAGGAAGCGAGGGAGGCTCTGATTAAAGAGCTCGGGGCTAATCCTGAGGATGCGCTTGAGAATGTGGAGAGGACCCGCGACACGCACATGAGGTTTTCCTTCTTAACGCGACAGTACGAGGCCGAACTCCATGCAGCACAGCAGGCTACTGGTGCACTAGTAGAGGTGGAGAGACACATACAGCGGgtgttgagatgttacttcctattTTTGTTAAGCACTCAGCtgtttgtggacacgagctcctCATACACATATATCATTTACCTGAGGTATTTATGGGATACCGCACATATCCATGTGTACAACTGGGGAGAGGTGTAACAACCGACTTAAAATCttgataaaatattttgattaaaaaaacagAGTTGCCAcccttaatttattttaaaatgaaaataacgGGAAAAACCTTTAAATGTGGAAATATGGGTCAATAGGTAAATTAGGCAAAAggaaggtgttagacaccctttacctcccttgtactcaaggggacccatttagcctttaggtttttaaaagagatttttgacaATTGTTGACTAATAGATAAAAAAAAGAAGGAGGCATCATCATATCAAGGGCTTAATCACCGACCAAAAAGGGCAAAAACCCAAGGATTTGGAAATAAGATTATAATcgtgaaaaatgaaaatttaaactAAAGTGTAGCAATAATAAAATACAAGGGACAAAGGAAGGCCTCAAACATCATCATTGgtcaaaataaacatttttttgagAAAGTGGGTCTCATATGAAATCATtggcaaaaataaatattaaaaaacattttgaaaaagggagGCCTCAAGTATCATCAATGGCCAAAAAAATAGATATCTTAAAAGGGGAAGGCCTCATATGAAATTATTGGCCAAAAACTGTGATTTtgataaaaagatttgaaaaaaagttttgtataaaaggaaaggTTTGTCGGTCGTTGTCTGTTAAGTCAACACGGCTAGGGTTTGTTCAAGACACACCCTATGACAAACCTCCAAGGGGAAAGAGAAAAGCGTAGAAAAAAAGGAGTTGAAAGAAAGTGTTTTGAAAAAGTGTACGTGAAATAAAAAGAAACCCCCCAAATAGGATTCCCAATAATCCCATTTATAAagtggaaattaggttaaaaatctcAAAAGAGAAATAACCCATATCCAAAAAGCACAAAATTTGGTATGTTGAAAAACGaaagaaaattagtaaaaatataagagaaaagtgTAAAAATGTCACTAGTGGGATTTGAACTCGTAACTTCTCACTTGCAAGTCTTATTCAGTACCAATtgtgttatgttatttatttgaaaggaATACTCAATTGAAAGTATACGAATGTTGAGTGATATTTCGTTattctttaaaaatataaataattttaaataaactattttatatttttttgatatccAAACCAAATGTTAATAAAACCCAAAACAAACCCAAGAAATTTATAAAACCTTATTTGTCAGTGtaaataaaccaaaaaaatttaaaaaccaaaaatataaataaaccaaagaattttaTAGAATCCTAATTTAagattatatgattttttttaaaaatggggtaggcaaatttggggtatgacaagcggCAACACTGGAGTACAACTACCATAGACTCGGAGAGGGATGCCTGTGGAAGGCAAGGACTGTGGCTGGTAGTTGTTCCCTCTAAGTGGTAAAAATCTTATATCATTCTACTTTTTCTCAGAGTTGTTCACTATATATTTGTGATAATGTTTGGTCCCCGTGTTTTTTTCCAGGGTTGGAAATTACAGCACTTCCCCGTAATAATTGGGTGGGGAGAGGTGCTTGGCTACACTGAGGCCATGCCGCATGCTAGTGTCTTCATCCCCATCAGAGGGAACCAGGTGTCGGATCCTTACAAGAAGTCTCTTAACCGCATGGCTGCAGAAGACATCTGATACGACTGCTATGCTGCTCACCGTGAGACGATTGTGTGGGATGACGTTGCCATATATTCAAGATGGTTGGCTTCCAATTGGACCATCATTGTTCATTATCTTCTGGAGCGCATCATGCAACAGTTCAACTACTGGCAGACAATACCTCACCACCCTTCCATCTTCGTTCCTATCGTCATTACCCATCGGCAGATAAATGAAGTTTTTTCATACCTTAAGCATCACATGGTTCCTGATGAGGCTCGAATGACCATATCAGAGAGAGACTGGAGTTGCGCCAGCGGGTACATCACTTGGTACTTCACAGTGTCACACCCATGCATGATCCCCACTGCAGTGGAATCACTACCCAAACCAGCCCATGAGGAGATCTTGTAGACTCATTAGTCTCAGTTGGACCACATTGACGATGTTCTTCCTCGCTGTCGTGAGACAGCTGACATGGCGCAGTCAGACATTAtcgatggtttcttccttgaggGGTCTGATCACAGGTGTATACTGGATGATGCCATTAGGGTGGTAGAATAGGGCATTTTTGTATTGTTGAAATCGTACCAGGACAGGTGGGTCACTTAACAGTAGAGGCAGAGTAGTCAGCAAACGACGTGGTGGACGTAGAGGCGGAGTCAGAGGCAGAAGAGTGGAGGAGGACGTTGTTCGGCGCACACAGTAGTGATGCCTGTGATTTTATTGATGTCTGTATTTTGATGACATTTTTgtactttattttgattatgtatttgaCACTAT
This genomic interval carries:
- the LOC131632079 gene encoding uncharacterized protein LOC131632079, with translation MQVFSQVTNGASVPTDATDTPIPKKADIRSPFPPPGGIDLLHEEANAPEALVDYPGGPSDLSLLTGYVDRTARHVWDGEDRVLQKFYNHDRKIVSLVQPTNPWFQDILTASGMKDLFQIGYSTIYNGTLMGTLLGHGRLTKEEAREALIKELGANPEDALENVERTRDTHMRFSFLTRQYEAELHAAQQATGALVEVERHIQRANLGYDKRQHWSTTTIDSERDACGRQGLWLGWKLQHFPVIIGWGEVLGYTEAMPHASVFIPIRGNQVSDPYKKSLNRMAAEDI